The Pigmentiphaga aceris DNA segment AGCCTTGTTGAATTGCCGTATATGGTTTGGGTGCTTGGAAACTGACGGAAACGCAAATCAAAAACGGACGGGCGATACGAACAGGAAATATGGTCAGGAACATTTTTTGCTGCTTTGCTTCCTTTTGTTTAACCGCTCCGTCAATAGTTTTACGCTCCAGTAAGTTCGCTAGAATGTCAGGCTTTGCGACGTTTATCTCATCACGCGATTGCTGTGTCTTGCGTGGATCAGCGCCCGTGCCACCGCCTTGGGCATTCGCCCGCTTCATCCATTTTTCTTCGGGAAATCATGCTTTCTGACGACGCCATCGCGCAGCTCGAAGCAAATTGCGCGCGGGAGCCGATCCAGATTCCAGGTGCGATCCAGCCCCATGGATTTCTGATTGCCTTTGTCGAACGCGATGGAGTGGTGCGGCACGTCAGCGGCAATTTATCCACGTTTCTGGCGGTGACGCCAGAAAACCTGATCGGCCAATCGGTGGCGGTATTACGCGGAGAGCTGGGCGCGTCGCTGAAAGATGCGGCCGAGCAATTGCTGGCTGCCGCAGATGGCCCGATGCATGCCGGATCGATCAACCTGCTGGGGGCAAGCGGGCTGCGTGAGCGGTTCGAGTTGCTGTTGCATCGGCGTGGTGACCTGATCATTGCCGAGCTGGAGCCAGCGGCAGCGCCCTCGCAGGCGCAGTTTGCGTCGATGTACCCGGTCGTGAATGCCTTTGTGTCGCGCATTCAGGCAGCGCAGACTGTGGACGCCATCTGTGCCACGGCGGCGGAAGAGGTCAAACGCCTGACCGGTTATGGCCGCGTGGTGACCTACAGCTTCGATGCCGATGGCCACGGCTACGTCAATGCCGAAGTGATCGATGAGGGCTACGAATCTTTCCTGGGATTGCGGTTTCCCGCGTCGGACATTCCGACGCAGGCACGCGCGCTGTATTTGAGTAACCGCATCCGGGTGATCCACGACGCTGACTACGTGCCGTCTCCCATCGTGCCTGCCCATGACCCGGACACGAGTCTGCCGCTGGACATGAGTCTGTGTGGCTTGCGCAGTGTGTCACCGGTGCATTTGCAGTACATGCGCAACATGGGCACGCTTGCGTCGATGTCGGTTTCCATCATCGTCGAAGGACGTTTGTGGGGCTTGATTTCCTGCCATCACGCCACGCCGAAACCGGTGTCCATGCACACCCGTTCTGCATGTGATGTGCTGGGTCGCATGCTGTCTCTGCAGGTCGAAGCCAAAGAGGCCAACAGCGATGCGCTGCGCCGCCTGGAATTGCGCAACATCATGGTGCGCATGCTGTCGGCCATGTCTGACCGTGATCGTCTGGGCATTGGTCTTACGCGCTCGTACCAGCCCATTCTGGAATTTGCGCGTGCCGGCGGCGCTGCCGTGGTCTACGGTGCCGATTGCGATATGGCCGGTGCAACGCCTGCTCGCGAGGTGGTGGTAGATATTGCTCGCTGGTTGTTCGAACGTGGCGAACGCGAGGTGTTTCACACTGACAGCTTCCCCCGGATCGCACCGGAATTCGCAGCGTCTGCCGACGTGGCAAGCGGTCTGCTGGCAATCTCGATCTCGGAACGCCACCCGAACTATGTGATGTGGTTCCGCCCCGAGGTGCAGCGAACCGTCAACTGGGCAGGTCGGCCGGAAAAGAACGCCGATGATCTGGGCAGGCTGTCGCCGCGCACCAGCTTCACGCTGTGGGAAGAGATTCTTCGCGAACGGTCTTTGGCCTGGCAACGTGCCGAGATCGATGCCGCTGCCGAGATGCGCACCACGGTGCTTAGCGTGGTGCTGCGCCGCGCTGAAGAACTTGCAGAACTGGCGCTGGAACTGGGGCGGCTGAACAAGGAGCTGGAGGCGTTTTCCTACAGTGTGTCGCACGACTTGCGTGCCCCGTTGCGCCATATCGCCGGTTATGCTGAATTGCTGAGCGAGATGGAAGGCGACAAGCTGGCTGACCGGTCGGCGCGCTACCTTGAACACATCAACGAGGCTGCGCAGTTCGCTGGCCTGCTGGTAGACGGGCTGTTGACCTTCTCGCAGATGGGCCGATCAGCCCTGACCATGCGTGAGGTCGATGTCGACGCCCTGGTGCAGCAGGTGATTCGTGAACTTGCACCCGATACCCAGGGTCGTAATATTGAATGGGTGATCGGTGAGCTGCCCAATATGTATGGGGACGGCTCATTCCTGCATCTTGCCTTGCGCAATCTGCTGTCGAACGCGATCAAGTACACCCGCACCCGGCAGCAGGCACGTATCGAGATCGGCAGCAGTGCTACCGATTTCGAGCAGGTGATGTATGTGAAAGATAACGGCGTGGGTTTCGACCCCCGCTTTGTGGGAAAGCTGTTCGGCGTATTCCAGCGTCTACATCGCATGGAAGATTTCGAAGGCACCGGCATCGGGTTGGCAAATGTTCGGCGTATTGTCGAACGCCACGGTGGACGGGTGTGGGCCGAAAGCGAAGAAGGCATGTCCGCCACGTTTTACCTGGCATTGCCGAATGCCGAGACGGCGCAGGCCTTGGCCAAAGACGAAACTTTACCGAACTGATTATGCTGAAACCGATATTGCTCGTCGAAGACAACCCAAAGGACCTGGAGCTGACCTTGCTTGCGCTGGAGCGCAGTCAGTTGGCCAATGAAGTGATCGTGGTGCGCGATGGCGCAGATGCGCTGGATTGCCTGCTGCGTCGCGGCGCGTTCGAAAGCTGGCTGGATGGCAATCCAGCCGTGATCCTGCTTGATCTCAAGCTGCCCAAGGTCGACGGCCTGGAGGTTTTGCGGACGATTCGCGAGCACGCGAACCTGCGCAGCATTCCTGTCGTCATGCTCACGTCTTCGCAGGAAGAATCCGATCTGGTGCAGGCGTACGAATTGGGCGTCAATGCATACGTGGTCAAGCCTGTCAGCTTCCCTGATTTTGTTGCAGCGATCTCCGAGATCGGTGTGTTCTGGGCCGTTGTGAACGAGCCGCCACCGGGCTCGATGCGCTTGCTGCGCGACGCCAGACAATAGGAGAAGGAATGTTGTTGCCTTCTGGCGATCCGGGCGAGATGTCTGGTGCTGCTTCCGTGAAGACCCGTTTGTTGATGGTCGAAGACGATGCGCGTGACGCCGAACTGGCGTTGTTCAAGCTTGAGCGCGCTGGTCTGGATATTGATGCAACCACGGTAGACAACGAAGCAGCCTTCCGTGCTGCCTTGTCGAACGACCGGTACGACATCATCGTGTCGGACTTCCATCTGCCTTCCTTTACCGGCGCAGCTGCGCTGCATATTGCCCAGACCCTGGCACCACAAACCCCGTTCATCGTGGTTTCTGGCATGTTGGGCGAAGAGCGTGCCGTGGACATGGTGCGCAGTGGGGCGACCGATTACGTGCTGAAGCAGCGCCTGGAGCGCTTGCCGATGGTGGTCACCCGGGCGCTGGCCGAGGCGCAGGAGCGCAGTCGCCGTGCGCTGGCTGAAGCTCGCCTGTCCGACCGGGAAAGCTACTTTTCCCAGCTGGTTGAAACCCTGCGCGACTTCTCGGTGTCATCGCTGAATGAAGTTGGCGTCATCACCAGCTGGAACGCCGCTTCGGAACGGATCTTTGGTTATTCGGCAGTCGAGGTGGCAGGCCAGACCTGTGACCTGTTCGAAGTGCCTGACAGTACCGACATCAGCCCGCGCGACGAAATGCAGGCGGCGACCGACGCCGGCAGTATCTCCAGCGACCGCTGGTTGCGTCGCCAGGATGGCACCCTTTTTCACGCAGCGATTGTCACGACTGCCATCGTGGTCGACGGCAAGCCCCGGGGATACTCGCGCATTGTTCGTGACACCACGGATGCGCGGCTTGCCGCGGATTTGCTGGTGGCCGCCAAAGAGCAGGCCGAGATCGCCAATCGTGCCAAGGACCGCTTCCTGGCCGTGTTGTCGCACGAGTTGCGCAGCCCCTTGAATGCGATCTCTGCGGCGGTCGGCATTCTGGCTTTCGACGGTAGTCTGTCGGAGATCAACCGACGCTCGGTAGAGCTGATTCAGCGCAATGTGCGGGCCGAGGCCCGTCTGTTCGATGACCTGCTGGACATTTCGCGCATCGTCAACGACAAGCTGCCGATTACGCTCGATGTGGTTGATCTCTCGACCCTGTTGCGCAATACCGCCGACAGCTTCCGGCCGGAAGCGCTGGCAGCGGGCATCACCATGCGCGTGGCGGCCGATACGGGGGTGATCAATGTGTGGGCCGACGCGCTGCGCCTGCAGCAAATCCTGTCCAATCTGCTGAAGAACGCGATCAAGTTTTCGTCACGTGGTGACCGTGTTGACGCCAGCCTGACAGTTCAGGGCGACGAAGTGCAGGTGCGCATTACCGACACCGGCATTGGTATTTCCGAGTCGGATTTCTCGCGCATTTTTGTGGCGTTCGAACAAGGCGAAGAAGACCCCCAGCGCCAGCGGGGCGGTCTTGGGCTGGGCCTGGCCATTGCCGATTCCCTGGCACGCCAACACCGGGGTCGCCTGAGTGTCAGCAGCCCGGGCATTGGCCGTGGGTCCAGCTTCACGCTGGTGCTGCCGGTCTACGACAAGCAGATTTCTGAATTGCAAGACGAGGCCTCAAACGTGCAACAGTCCCAGGGCAACCTACGCATTCTGCTGGTGGAAGACAGCGAAGATGCGGCCGAAATGATGAACGAGTTGCTGTCGTTGATGGGCTATGAATGCACCGTTGCCAGCCGCGTGAGCATTGCGAAGCGCGTGCTGTCGCAACAGGATTTCGACGTCTTGCTGTGCGACATGGGCTTGCCCGATGGCGACGGCATCGACGTGTTGAAAGACTTCGACATGACGCTGGGTCAGACGGCAATTGCCATCACCGGCTACGGCATGCAGCAGGATATTCAGCGCAGCATTGCGGCAGGTTTTTCGGAACACATGACCAAGCCGATCGACTTCGACCGGCTGGAGCGGGCATTGATGTCGGCAAAGCGCATCGAGCGCCGGAATCTGGCATGAGTGATGTGAAGGCAGAAGAGCAGGTTTCCGCGCTGGAAGCGCTGCGTGCAGGCACCAGCAGCAACCACGCAACGCTGGACGCGTCGCTTGATCTGATGCGTGACGATTATCGGCCCGAGGAATACCTGCGCACGCTGGCGGCCTTCTACGGCTTTGTTGCAGCCTGGGAGGCTCAGGTACTGCCGCAGGCCGTTGAAGCCGGCCTGAGCCTGCAGGCGCAGGCCGGCAAGCTGCGACAAGACCTTGAGGCCTTGGGTGTGGATGCCGATCTGCTGCCGCTTGCGAGCGGCGATGCGCTGCCCGACACGCATACCCGTGCAGGGCTCTACGGCAGCAGCTACGTGATGATTGGTTCGCGCCTGGGCGCGCGCATCATCGGCCCGCGTCTGATGAAGCATTTCAACATCGACGAGAACAGTGGCTGCGCCTACTTCGGTGGCGACATTGAAGCCACAGGCCCGGCCTGGCGACTGTTCCGTCAGCAGCTGGAAGCCGCGCTGCAACCGCATGAACATGCAGTTGCAGTAGCTGCCGCCCGTGCAACCTTTTCGCGATTCCACCAGTGGTTGGTCAGCCACGGCGCAGCGCGAGCCGCTCAGCCGGTGTGAATTCTGGATTGGCGCAGGCGTTTCAAGATGTCTGCGCCGATACGGTGTGATCCTTCTCAGACCCCGTAGAACCATGCTGCTGCGTTGGGCAGCAGCCACGGCGTAAGCACAGCAGTCAGCACGCCGTTCAGGCCCATGCCCAGTCCGGCAAACGCTCCCATCTCTGCGTTCACCTGAAAAGCCCGTGCGGTGCCAATGCCGTGAGATGCCACGCCCAATGCAAAGCCCCGAATTTCGGGCGTGCGTACGCGCAAGGCGTTGAAAAGGAAGCGGGCCGTGATCGCACCAAAAATGCCGGTGCTGATGACCAGCACGGCAGTCAGAGCCGGCAGACCGTCAAATTGTTCCGCAACAGCCATCGCAATCGGCGTGGTGGCGGATTTCGGTGCGGCCGACACCGCCAACTGCCGCCCACCACCTAGAAACGCCACGATGCTGACCGACGACAGGATGGCAGTCGCCGAGCCCGCCAGCAGGCCTGCCATCAGCGCAATGAAATTGCGGCGTAGACGTTTGATCTGGCGTGCCAGCGGAATCGCCAGGGCCACCGTGGCCGGCCCGAGCAGGAAGTGGACAAACTGAGCACCGGAAAAGTAAGACTGATAGGACGTGCCAGTCAGGCTCAGGATGGCCACGATGATGGCGATTGCAATCGCCACGGGATTGGCCAGCGGAGAAAAGCGCAGGCGTCGATAAATCGAAAAAGCGATGACGTAGGCGCACAAGGTCAGCGTCAAGCCCATCAGGGGCGATGCCGACAGGTAGACCCAGATCGAGGAAAGTTCGTAGAAGTGCGGCATGGTCAGGGGGCTTGTGTGGGCGTAACCGCGTTACCGACAGCCTTGGTCACGGTCGGTCGGGCAGAGGCTGATGGTGCCTCGCCAGAGGAAGCCGTACTTGAGAATCCTGCCGATGATTGAGCATCGCCCACAGCGCCCTCAGTCGGCGTATCGCGCCACAACAGCCGCAACACCAGCGCCGTGACAGTCAGGGTCAGCGTCGTCCCCAAGATCAGCGACGCCAACACAGCCAGCCAGTGCCCCTGCACGCTGCTAGCGGCCGCCACAATGCCGACCCCTGCCGGGACAAACAGCAAGGACAAATGGCTGAGCAAGGCATTGCCCGTGGCCTCCATGCGCTCCATCAATGCGGGTGAGGCGAGCAGGGCAATGAACAGCAGCAACATCCCGATCACAGGCCCTGGAACAGGCAGCGCAAGGGCGTGGCTGATGCCTTCGCCCAGGCACTGGAAGATCAGCAGGGTGGCAAACGCGGCGAGCATGAAACGGGTCTCCGTGGTGGGCTAACGCAGTTCTGAGCGGATCCGTATGAGGATGTCTGTCGCTCAATAAAAAATATTCGCTGTCGAGTCTCAGGCCAAGTGTGCTCACGCACCCTTCCACGCTGCAACACCAATCCCGATACATCATGGGGCCTCATAGATTGGCACGCATTGCCATCGACGTGGCGCATTTTGCATGTTTCCAATTATCGTGCGGCGCTAAGCTTGTCCCTTGCCAGATCCGCGTCTGGTCATCATCGTTTCCAGGGGCATTCGCATGGCACGCAAGCTCACCTTTGCATTGAACATCGGCTGGCGCACGCTGCTGAC contains these protein-coding regions:
- a CDS encoding ATP-binding protein encodes the protein MLSDDAIAQLEANCAREPIQIPGAIQPHGFLIAFVERDGVVRHVSGNLSTFLAVTPENLIGQSVAVLRGELGASLKDAAEQLLAAADGPMHAGSINLLGASGLRERFELLLHRRGDLIIAELEPAAAPSQAQFASMYPVVNAFVSRIQAAQTVDAICATAAEEVKRLTGYGRVVTYSFDADGHGYVNAEVIDEGYESFLGLRFPASDIPTQARALYLSNRIRVIHDADYVPSPIVPAHDPDTSLPLDMSLCGLRSVSPVHLQYMRNMGTLASMSVSIIVEGRLWGLISCHHATPKPVSMHTRSACDVLGRMLSLQVEAKEANSDALRRLELRNIMVRMLSAMSDRDRLGIGLTRSYQPILEFARAGGAAVVYGADCDMAGATPAREVVVDIARWLFERGEREVFHTDSFPRIAPEFAASADVASGLLAISISERHPNYVMWFRPEVQRTVNWAGRPEKNADDLGRLSPRTSFTLWEEILRERSLAWQRAEIDAAAEMRTTVLSVVLRRAEELAELALELGRLNKELEAFSYSVSHDLRAPLRHIAGYAELLSEMEGDKLADRSARYLEHINEAAQFAGLLVDGLLTFSQMGRSALTMREVDVDALVQQVIRELAPDTQGRNIEWVIGELPNMYGDGSFLHLALRNLLSNAIKYTRTRQQARIEIGSSATDFEQVMYVKDNGVGFDPRFVGKLFGVFQRLHRMEDFEGTGIGLANVRRIVERHGGRVWAESEEGMSATFYLALPNAETAQALAKDETLPN
- a CDS encoding response regulator, with the translated sequence MLKPILLVEDNPKDLELTLLALERSQLANEVIVVRDGADALDCLLRRGAFESWLDGNPAVILLDLKLPKVDGLEVLRTIREHANLRSIPVVMLTSSQEESDLVQAYELGVNAYVVKPVSFPDFVAAISEIGVFWAVVNEPPPGSMRLLRDARQ
- a CDS encoding response regulator; its protein translation is MLLPSGDPGEMSGAASVKTRLLMVEDDARDAELALFKLERAGLDIDATTVDNEAAFRAALSNDRYDIIVSDFHLPSFTGAAALHIAQTLAPQTPFIVVSGMLGEERAVDMVRSGATDYVLKQRLERLPMVVTRALAEAQERSRRALAEARLSDRESYFSQLVETLRDFSVSSLNEVGVITSWNAASERIFGYSAVEVAGQTCDLFEVPDSTDISPRDEMQAATDAGSISSDRWLRRQDGTLFHAAIVTTAIVVDGKPRGYSRIVRDTTDARLAADLLVAAKEQAEIANRAKDRFLAVLSHELRSPLNAISAAVGILAFDGSLSEINRRSVELIQRNVRAEARLFDDLLDISRIVNDKLPITLDVVDLSTLLRNTADSFRPEALAAGITMRVAADTGVINVWADALRLQQILSNLLKNAIKFSSRGDRVDASLTVQGDEVQVRITDTGIGISESDFSRIFVAFEQGEEDPQRQRGGLGLGLAIADSLARQHRGRLSVSSPGIGRGSSFTLVLPVYDKQISELQDEASNVQQSQGNLRILLVEDSEDAAEMMNELLSLMGYECTVASRVSIAKRVLSQQDFDVLLCDMGLPDGDGIDVLKDFDMTLGQTAIAITGYGMQQDIQRSIAAGFSEHMTKPIDFDRLERALMSAKRIERRNLA
- a CDS encoding biliverdin-producing heme oxygenase, with translation MSDVKAEEQVSALEALRAGTSSNHATLDASLDLMRDDYRPEEYLRTLAAFYGFVAAWEAQVLPQAVEAGLSLQAQAGKLRQDLEALGVDADLLPLASGDALPDTHTRAGLYGSSYVMIGSRLGARIIGPRLMKHFNIDENSGCAYFGGDIEATGPAWRLFRQQLEAALQPHEHAVAVAAARATFSRFHQWLVSHGAARAAQPV
- a CDS encoding LrgB family protein, with translation MPHFYELSSIWVYLSASPLMGLTLTLCAYVIAFSIYRRLRFSPLANPVAIAIAIIVAILSLTGTSYQSYFSGAQFVHFLLGPATVALAIPLARQIKRLRRNFIALMAGLLAGSATAILSSVSIVAFLGGGRQLAVSAAPKSATTPIAMAVAEQFDGLPALTAVLVISTGIFGAITARFLFNALRVRTPEIRGFALGVASHGIGTARAFQVNAEMGAFAGLGMGLNGVLTAVLTPWLLPNAAAWFYGV